A stretch of Bombus huntii isolate Logan2020A chromosome 7, iyBomHunt1.1, whole genome shotgun sequence DNA encodes these proteins:
- the LOC126867505 gene encoding microtubule-actin cross-linking factor 1, isoforms 1/2/3/4 isoform X39, with translation MEFELDGSLKEWVKDKPLSILQLDPADRAVLRIADERDAIQKKTFTKWVNKHLKKHWKYVKASRHVGDLFEDLRDGHNLISLLEVLSGEHLPRERGRMRFHMLQNVQMALDFLRYKKIKLVNIRAEDIVDGNPKLTLGLIWTIILHFQISDIVVGQESNVTAREALLRWARRSTARYPGVRVTDFTGSWRDGLAFSALIHRNRPDLVDWKGARASQPRERLDRVFYVAEREYGVTRLLDPEDVDTPEPDEKSLITYISSLYDVFPEPPTIHPLYDAEDQRRSEEYRELASSLHMWIREKMCLMQERVFPPTLIEMKNLAAGSTKFKNEEVPPRYRDKQRLSYIFRDLQKYFEAVGEVDIEPHLRIEVIEENWNRLMMLHQEREQAIIDEIKRLERLQRLAEKVHREMKATDNRLEELERRVEDEARRLDRLHPLEAKHAVDLLEQDIRNTEVQIQNIFPDVHTLTEGRYSQAAELRKRVQKLHQRWVALRSLLHKRLVQPLSAVSFPVEERVVTKHRTTVHETRLVDTNPHFRALHDCIDWCKAKIKQLQDADYGSDLPSVQNELEVHQREHKNIEQFHPKVERCVQAKSHFHAEELTLYSQHLTVLQKLHTELLAASNKRLSDLDTLHDFIQSATNELVWLSSKEETEVTRDWSDKNLNVQSIEQYYESLMSDLEKREIQFSAVQDRGEALVLQHHPAAKTIEAYMSAMQSQWTWLLQLTLCLEVHLKHAAQSQQFFRDVQQAEQWISKRDESLNTIYSQSEFSLDEGERLLKGMQELREELNSYGDHVQKLVDQAKDVVPMKQRRQPVARPMQVTCVCSYKQVNMSIEKGEQCTLYDNSGRIKWRVKNQEGVESPVPGVCFALQPPDKDALDAAERLRRQYDRSVGLWQRKQLRLRQNMIFATIKVVKGWDLPQFLAMGQDQRTAIRKALNEDAEKLLSEGDPADPQLRRLKRETAEVNKLFDELEKRARAEEESKNAGRIFNEQISAIQEALDEAERVLNTRIAAPLPRDIDSLEHLVLQHKDFEQTLKRQTPDLDKVQQTFRGITLKTPAMRNKLDAVTTKWTNIWNSSNLYIERLKCVEIVLSSLEENTTSVSELEVKLASFDELPPDLKGLQNVLEDLMVLQNAISQQQTAMDKLNEDTQNARHVVEKSRPSHRGSHSDMDRLDDEVNKLNSRWTNLCAQLVERVRSAEAAYGLAQQLEHAYRNEVDFIDESYEKLEVENAKNLLNKVVERAPAIEAVNVTGSRLIREGKIYGQRLRAFTEQLEDICPSLDASVKKPRREFVSTVDDVARDLDTLNKRYTTLVDLLQERVTQLAAQQTEETSQQFQEALEGLQKWLTDTEEMVSNQKSPSSDYNVVKAQLQEQKFLKKMLMDQQNSMSSSYNMGQEVAAEAEPKERKKIEKQLKDLMARFDNLTESAAKRMEALEQAMGVAKQFQDKLIPLQTWLDKTEKRVRDMELVPTDEEKIQQRVTEHDGLHEDILSKKPEFSELTEVASQLMSLVGEDEAAALADKLQDAADRYAALVERSESLGNLLQRSRQGLRHLVLSYQELQAWMEGMEIRLSKYRVLAVHTEKLLQQMEDLADLTEEVSTRQTEVDSTTDTGLELMKHISSDEALQLKDKLDSLQRRFNDLVSRGSDLLKHAQESLPLVQQFHDNHNRLMDWMQAAESALQSAEPREDEIIRLEMEISEYRPVLDKINAVGPQLSQLSPGEGAATIEALVTRDNRRFAAIAEQIQRKAERLQLSKQRSLEVIGDIDDLLEWFHEVDNQLREAEPPSSEPEIIRVQLKEHKALNDDISSQKGRVRDVISTAKKVIRENGQYEDKSTIRENMEDLRETMEIVSGLSMDRLGALEQALPLAEHLRDTHIDLVSWLEEAEQQVAMLPMPALRPDLIAAQQDKNEFLVQSINEHKPLVEKLNKTGEALLKLCNEEEGIKIQDILEADTTRYAALRAELRGRQQTLEQALQESSQFSDKLEGMLRALSSTADQVNGAEPISAHPGRLRDQMEENSALVDELAQRSEAYAAVRRAADDVISKAGNRADPAVKDIKRKLDKLNKLWSDVQKSTTDRGQTLDEALAIAEKFWSELNGVMSTLRELQDALAGQAPPAAQPAAIQQQQVALQEIRHEIDQTKPDVEQVRASGHELMGLCGEPDKPDVRKHIEDLDQAWDNVTALYARREENLIDAMEKAMEFHETLQNLLEFLQEAEDKFSSMGLLGSDIDEVKKQIKQLANFKAEVDPHMVKVEALNRQAAELTERTSSEQAAAIKEPLGAVNRRWDGLLRGLVERQRLLENALLRLGQFQHALDELLVWIEKTDDTLDNLKAVAGDPQVIEVELAKLKVLVNDIQAHQTSVDTLNDAGRQLIEDGKGTAEASTTAEKLGTLNRRWRDLLQRAADRQRELEDALREAQTFTAEIQDLLSWLGDVDNTIVASKPVGGLPETASEQLERFMEVYNELEQNRLKVESVLQQGQAYLKRADSTSAGGLNHNLRTLKQRWDNVTARASDKKIKLEIALKEATEFHDALQSFVDWLTNAEKILTNLKPVSRVMETILGQIEEHKAFQKDVGVHRETMLNLDKKGTHLKYFSQKQDVILIKNLLISVQHRWERVVSKSAERTRALDHGYKEAREFHDAWSNIMNWLDETEKTLDEVASDGALGGNDPEKIKARLNKHRELQKALSAKQGTYDATMKNGKSLKDKAPKSDEFALKELLNELKNKWTTVCGKCVDRQRKLEEALLFSGQFKDAIQALLEWLSKSEKQLADTGPLYGDLDTVMNLVEQHKTFEKDLESRVSQMESVIKTGRELLAKATPDDASAIGSQLAEINNLWDTVTKLSSDKTERLQEALREAERLHKAVHVLLEWLSDAEMKLRFAGQLPEDEQESRNQLMEHEKFLRELSTKEIEKDQTLELAHVILAKAHPDGALVIKHWITIIQSRWEEVSTWAQQRNQRLENHMRGLQDLDNLLEELLSWLEGLENTLNALEAEPLPDDKATLEMLIVDHREFMENTSRRQNEVDRVCKARQIKSAKDTMKITKAKSPAPTRASPGRERTPDSLPHIGPRFPPKGSKGAEPEFRSPRVKLLWDRWRHVWMLAWERQRRLQDKYNYIQELDRVANFSWEDWRKRFLKFMNHKKSRLTDLFRKMDKNNDGLIPREDFIQGIMNTKFETSRLEMGAVADLFDRHGEGLIDWKEFIAALRPDWEERRTYNDTDKIHDEVKRLVMLCTCRQKFRVFQVGEGKYRFGDSQKLRLVRILRSTVMVRVGGGWVALDEFLLKNDPCRAKGRTNIELREQFILADGVSQTMTAFRSKPSPTSTLQRTPISSANAGPITKVRERSARSVPMGQSRASRSSLSAGTPDSLSDNESSFKLGSARKTSTPYRSSMTPGGSRPSSRPASRPTSRPTSRPGSRPASRQGSKPPSRYGSTQSLDSTDDSTNVSRIPRRTAVSTTGNTPTSSRHNSVSGKRLSVNGSSSRPRTPTGLVSPASGVPARFGTIHRASSIPTLTGVGTPISRSRIPVYVGTDIKSPQSTTSNISTHSTQSNYSTVSTDSTGSSSMCTNSATNTSSAVKRARTRTPSSGSSTPLPPSLKLSRKPSGASDTSVSTTPATKRKGKPTPIDQRAPFRL, from the exons CATTGGAAGTACGTGAAG GCCAGCAGACATGTCGGAGATCTGTTCGAAGACCTGCGGGACGGGCACAACCTCATTTCCTTGCTGGAGGTACTCTCGGGCGAGCATCTT CCGCGAGAGAGAGGTCGGATGCGTTTCCACATGCTGCAGAACGTACAAATGGCTCTTGACTTTTTGCGCTACAAGAAGATCAAGCTCGTTAATATTCGTGCTGAAGACATTGTCGATGGAAACCCAAAGTTGACTCTAGGTTTGATATGGACCATCATACTTCACTTCCAG aTATCCGATATTGTAGTGGGTCAGGAATCGAACGTGACTGCCCGTGAAGCTCTTCTGAGATGGGCCAGACGATCGACGGCGCGTTATCCTGGAGTGCGCGTCACGGACTTTACCGGATCGTGGAGGGACGGGCTAGCTTTCAGCGCATTAATCCATCGAAACAGACCAGATCTGGTCGATTGGAAAGGTGCTCGTGCTAGTCAACCACGAGAGCGGCTCGATCGGGTCTTCTACGTCGCGGAGCGCGAGTATGGCGTTACGAGGCTTCTCGATCCTGAAG ATGTGGACACTCCTGAACCGGATGAGAAGTCCTTGATAACGTACATCTCTTCGCTCTACGACGTGTTCCCGGAGCCGCCAACGATTCACCCGTTGTACGATGCCGAGGACCAGAGGCGCTCAGAGGAATATAGAGAGCTAGCTAGTTCCCTCCACATGTGGATCCGTGAAAAGATGTGCCTGATGCAGGAACGTGTCTTCCCGCCGACCTtgatagaaatgaaaaatttggcGGCCGGCAGCACGAAATTCAAGAATGAGGAAGTACCGCCCAGATACAGAGACAAGCAACGACTTTCTTACATCTTCAGGGATTTGCAAAAGTACTTCGAAGCGGTCGGTGAGGTAGACATCGAACCTCACTTGCGTATCGAGGTTATTGAAGAAAATTGGAATAGATTGATGATGCTGCATCAGGAAAGAGAACAGGCGATAATCGACGAAATTAAACG ACTCGAACGACTGCAACGACTAGCAGAGAAAGTGCACAGAGAGATGAAGGCGACCGACAATCGATTGGAGGAGCTCGAGAGACGAGTGGAGGACGAAGCCAGGCGTCTCGATCGACTTCATCCTCTGGAAGCGAAACATGCGGTGGATCTTTTGGAACAGGATATTCGTAACACCGAGGTCCAGatccaaaatatttttccggACGTGCATACACTTACCGAGGGGCGATACAGTCAGGCGGCCGAACTTCGCAAAAG AGTTCAGAAGCTACATCAACGGTGGGTCGCCCTGCGATCTCTTCTTCATAAACGTTTGGTACAGCCGCTGTCGGCCGTATCTTTCCCGGTAGAAGAACGCGTCGTTACGAAACACCGTACTACCGTCCATGAGACCCGATTGGTCGACACCAATCCACATTTCCGTGCGTTACACGACTGCATCGACTGGTGTAAGGCGAAGATCAAACAGCTCCAGGATGCAGACTATGGCTCCGATTTACCTAGCGTGCAGAACGAATTGGAGGTTCACCAAAGAGAACACAAGAATATCGAGCAGTTCCATCCTAAAGTGGAGAGATGTGTGCAGGCTAAGAGCCACTTTCACGCTGAGGAATTGACATTGTACAGCCAACATCTAACTGTTCTTCAAAAACTTCACACTGAATTATTGGCGGCCTCGAATAAGAGACTTTCCGATTTGGACACTCTACATGACTTTATACAATCGGCGACTAATGAACTGGTTTGGCTGAGTTCTAAGGAGGAGACGGAGGTGACACGCGATTGGAGTGATAAGAATTTGAATGTGCAAAGTATTGAGCAGTATTACGAG TCCCTTATGAGCGACCTAGAGAAGCGGGAGATTCAATTCTCCGCGGTGCAAGATCGAGGCGAAGCTCTGGTCCTTCAACATCATCCCGCCGCGAAAACCATCGAAGCTTACATGTCCGCTATGCAGAGTCAATGGACTTGGCTTCTCCAATTAACTCTTTGTCTAGAAGTTCATCTGAAACACGCAGCACAGAGTCAACAATTTTTCCGGGATGTTCAACAGGCTGAACAGTGGATCTCGAAGAGAGATGAGTCGCTCAACACCATTTATTCCCAATCAGAATTCTCCTTGGACGAGGGTGAACGTTTATTGAAGGGTATGCAAGAACTACGCGAAGAATTGAATAGTTACGGCGATCATGTGCAGAAACTGGTTGATCAAGCGAAGGACGTGGTTCCTATGAAGCAACGTCGACAGCCTGTGGCACGGCCTATGCAAGTTACGTGCGTCTGCAGCTACAAACAAGTCAAT ATGTCGATTGAGAAGGGTGAACAGTGTACGTTATACGACAACTCTGGTAGGATAAAATGGCGCGTAAAGAATCAAGAAGGCGTCGAGTCCCCTGTTCCAGGCGTCTGCTTTGCTCTTCAGCCACCTGACAAGGATGCTCTCGATGCTGCCGAAAGATTGCGACGACAATATGACCGAAGTGTTGGATTATGGCAACGGAAACAGCTTCGATTACGACAAAATATGATTTTCGCGACCATCAAAGTGGTCAAAGGCTGGGATCTACCGCAGTTCTTGGCTATGGGTCAGGATCAGAGAACTGCTATCAGAAAAGCCTTGAACGAGGATGCTGAGAAACTCCTGTCCGAAGGCGACCCTGCTGATCCACAGTTGAGGCGACTGAAGCGAGAAACGGCCGAAGTGAACAAATTGTTCGATGAACTGGAGAAACGTGCCAGAGCGGAGGAAGAGTCAAAGAACGCAGGACGTATTTTCAACGAACAGATTTCTGCCATTCAAGAAGCATTAGACGAAGCAGAGAGAGTTCTGAACACTCGCATAGCTGCACCATTGCCGAGAGACATCGACAGCTTAGAACATTTGGTTCTGCAACACAAAGATTTTGAGCAAACTCTCAAACGTCAAACGCCAGATCTAGATAAAGTTCAGCAAACTTTCCGTGGTATTACTTTGAAGACTCCAGCCATGAGAAACAAGCTCGACGCTGTTACCACCAAATGGACAAATATTTGGAACTCCAGTAATCTGTACATTGAGCGGCTAAAGTGTGTTGAGATCGTGCTTTCTAGTCTTGAGGAGAATACAACCTCGGTATCCGAATTGGAAGTGAAATTGGCATCGTTCGACGAGCTGCCACCGGATCTGAAGGGATTACAGAATGTACTAGAAGATCTGATGGTGCTTCAAAATGCCATCTCTCAACAGCAAACTGCAATGGATAAACTGAACGAAGATACGCAGAACGCAAGACATGTTGTTGAAAAGTCGAGGCCAAGTCATCGTGGCTCTCATTCTGATATGGATCGCTTAGACGATGAAGTGAACAAACTAAACTCCAGATGGACCAATCTCTGTGCTCAGTTGGTTGAAAGAGTTCGCAGCGCGGAAGCAGCCTATGGCCTAGCTCAACAGTTAGAACATGCCTACCGTAACGAGGTGGACTTCATTGACGAATCGTACGAAAAACTCGAGGTGGAGAATGCGAAG AATCTATTGAACAAGGTGGTAGAACGAGCGCCGGCGATCGAAGCAGTAAATGTGACGGGCAGTCGATTGATTCGTGAAGGAAAG ATCTACGGACAAAGGCTTCGAGCGTTCACGGAACAGCTGGAAGATATCTGCCCGTCTTTGGATGCTTCGGTGAAAAAACCGCGACGAGAGTTCGTCTCAACGGTTGACGACGTCGCTCGTGATCTAGATACTCTGAACAAGAGGTACACCACGCTCGTGGATCTCCTTCAGGAACGGGTTACACAGCTGGCAGCGCAACAAACCGAGGAGACATCTCAACAG TTCCAGGAGGCTCTGGAGGGTCTCCAGAAATGGCTGACGGACACAGAGGAAATGGTATCCAACCAGAAATCACCATCGTCGGATTACAACGTAGTCAAGGCTCAATTACAAGAACAAAAATTCCTGAAGAAGATGCTAATGGATCAGCAAAACTCAATGTCCTCCTCGTACAACATGGGCCAAGAAGTGGCGGCTGAGGCGGAGCCTAAGGAACGGAAGAAGATCGAGAAACAACTGAAAGATTTGATGGCAAGATTTGATAATCTTACAGAAAGCGCTGCTAAGAGAATGGAAGCACTTGAACAAGCGATGGGAGTAGCGAAACAGTTCCAGGATAAACTGATACCACTTCAAACTTGGCTGGACAAGACCGAAAAACGCGTGAGAGATATGGAGTTGGTTCCAACGGACGAGGAAAAAATCCAGCAACGCGTTACCGAACACGATGGCCTCCACGAGGATATTCTGTCAAAGAAACCTGAATTCAGTGAACTTACAGAGGTTGCTAGTCAACTAATGTCTCTGGTAGGCGAAGATGAAGCCGCTGCTTTGGCTGACAAACTTCAGGATGCGGCTGATAGATACGCTGCATTGGTCGAACGATCAGAATCTCTTGGTAACTTACTTCAACGTTCGAGACAGGGTTTACGTCATCTGGTACTCAGCTATCAAGAACTTCAGGCTTGGATGGAGGGTATGGAAATCAGATTGTCGAAATACAGAGTGCTGGCAGTGCATACGGAGAAGCTTCTTCAACAAATGGAAGACCTAGCTGACTTGACCGAAGAGGTTTCGACTCGACAGACGGAAGTAGACAGTACCACCGATACTGGATTGGAATTAATGAAACACATCTCGAGCGACGAGGCGCTTCAATTGAAAGATAAACTCGATTCTTTGCAACGGCGATTTAATGATTTGGTTAGTCGAGGTTCCGACTTGCTGAAGCACGCGCAAGAGTCTCTTCCATTGGTGCAACAATTCCATGATAATCATAATCGTTTAATGGATTGGATGCAGGCTGCGGAATCGGCACTGCAATCAGCCGAACCTCGCGAAGATGAAATTATTAGATTAGAAATGGAGATATCGGAATATAGACCAGTTCTAGACAAGATCAACGCCGTTGGACCGCAGTTGTCTCAGTTATCTCCGGGTGAAGGGGCGGCCACTATCGAAGCTCTAGTCACCAGAGACAACAGGAGATTCGCAGCCATTGCCGAGCAGATTCAACGAAAGGCTGAGAGGCTTCAGCTGAGTAAGCAACGTTCGCTTGAAGTGATCGGTGATATCGACGATTTACTAGAATGGTTCCATGAAGTGGATAATCAATTAAGGGAAGCAGAACCACCGAGCAGCGAACCGGAGATCATCAGGGTACAATTGAAGGAGCATAAAGCCTTGAACGATGACATATCCAGTCAGAAAGGACGTGTTAGGGATGTGATATCCACGGCAAAGAAGGTGATCCGTGAAAATGGTCAATACGAGGACAAATCTACGATCAGAGAAAATATGGAGGACTTACGAGAAACCATGGAAATCGTCTCCGGTCTTTCAATGGATAGACTCGGTGCGCTGGAACAAGCTTTGCCATTGGCTGAACATTTACGCGACACTCACATTGATTTAGTCAGCTGGTTAGAGGAGGCTGAACAACAAGTCGCAATGCTTCCTATGCCTGCTTTAAGACCCGATCTAATAGCCGCCCAACAGGACAAGAACGAGTTCCTCGTGCAGAGCATCAACGAACACAAACCTTTGGTCGAGAAGCTGAACAAAACTGGTGAAGCATTGTTGAAGCTGTGCAACGAAGAAGAAGGTATCAAGATACAGGACATATTGGAAGCAGACACCACTCGATATGCAGCCCTCAGAGCAGAACTTCGTGGTCGACAGCAGACTCTCGAACAGGCACTTCAGGAATCTTCTCAGTTCTCCGACAAGCTGGAAGGAATGCTGCGTGCTCTCTCATCAACTGCTGATCAAGTAAATGGCGCCGAACCGATCAGCGCTCATCCTGGTCGGTTAAGAGATCAGATGGAAGAGAATTCCGCTTTGGTCGACGAATTGGCTCAAAGATCCGAGGCCTATGCGGCTGTGAGGAGGGCCGCTGATGACGTGATCAGCAAGGCAGGTAACAGAGCTGATCCAGCCGTAAAGGACATCAAACGGAAGCTGGACAAATTGAACAAACTATGGAGCGACGTGCAAAAGTCGACGACCGACAGAGGTCAAACGTTAGACGAAGCTTTGGCGATCGCCGAAAAATTCTGGTCTGAGTTGAATGGCGTGATGTCGACTCTGCGAGAGCTTCAGGATGCTCTTGCTGGTCAGGCGCCACCAGCAGCTCAACCTGCTGCCATTCAACAGCAACAGGTTGCCTTGCAGGAGATTAGGCACGAAATCGACCAAACGAAACCGGATGTCGAGCAAGTACGAGCATCTGGTCACGAGTTGATGGGTCTTTGCGGTGAGCCAGACAAACCAGATGTTAGAAAGCATATCGAAGATTTGGATCAAGCCTGGGATAACGTAACTGCCCTATATGCCAGAAGAGAGGAAAATCTGATCGATGCTATGGAGAAGGCCATGGAGTTCCACGAGACCTTGCAAAATCTTTTGGAGTTCCTACAAGAAGCCGAGGACAAGTTCTCCAGTATGGGACTGCTAGGAAGCGACATCGACGAAGTTAAAAAACAGATTAAACAATTGGCCAATTTCAAAGCCGAAGTAGATCCTCACATGGTCAAGGTCGAAGCTCTAAACAG ACAAGCTGCCGAACTGACAGAGAGAACGTCCTCGGAACAAGCTGCAGCCATCAAAGAACCGCTTGGTGCCGTTAACAGACGGTGGGACGGACTGCTTCGAGGCCTCGTGGAGAGGCAAAGGCTCTTGGAGAACGCGTTACTACGTCTAGGGCAATTCCAGCACGCTCTAGACGAGTTGCTGGTATGGATCGAGAAGACGGACGACACTTTGGATAACTTGAAGGCCGTGGCCGGCGATCCTCAAGTGATCGAAGTGGAATTAGCTAAACTGAAAGTACTTGTGAATGATATTCAAGCCCATCAGACCAGCGTGGACACTCTGAACGACGCTGGAAGACAGTTAATAGAGGATGGAAAGGGAACAGCCGAAGCTTCGACGACTGCTGAGAAATTAGGTACTTTGAATCGTCGTTGGCGCGATTTGTTGCAACGTGCTGCTGATCGTCAACGAGAACTGGAAGATGCGCTCAGAGAAGCACAAACCTTCACGGCGGAAATACAGGACCTTCTGTCTTGGCTGGGTGATGTGGACAATACCATAGTAGCTTCGAAACCTGTTGGAGGATTGCCGGAAACGGCTTCAGAACAGTTAGAACGCTTTATGGAAGTGTACAACGAATTGGAACAAAATCGTTTGAAAGTCGAATCGGTTCTTCAACAAGGACAAGCATACCTGAAGCGTGCCGATTCTACTAGTGCCGGTGGTCTGAATCACAACTTGAGGACTTTGAAACAACGATGGGATAATGTGACTGCTCGCGCAAGTGATAAAAAGATCAAGCTTGAGATCGCTCTGAAAGAGGCTACAGAGTTCCACGATGCACTCCAATCGTTTGTTGATTGGTTAACCAACGCAGAGAAGATTCTGACGAATCTGAAACCTGTGTCGAGGGTAATGGAAACTATCCTCGGACAGATAGAGGAACACAAAGCGTTCCAGAAGGACGTTGGAGTTCATCGTGAGACTATGCTGAACCTCGATAAGAAGGGCACGCATTTGAAATACTTTTCACAGAAACAGGACGTGATTCTAATCAAAAACTTGTTGATAAGTGTGCAACACAGATGGGAAAGAGTAGTTTCGAAATCTGCAGAGAGAACCAGGGCTCTTGATCACGGATACAAAGAGGCCAGAGAATTCCACGATGCTTGGTCCAATATAATGAACTGGCTCGACGAAACGGAGAAGACTTTGGACGAGGTTGCCAGTGATGGCGCCCTTGGAGGAAATGATCCAGAGAAAATCAAAGCTAGATTGAATAAGCACCGTGAATTGCAGAAAGCTCTCAGCGCCAAACAGGGTACCTATGACGCAACTATGAAGAATGGAAAATCATTAAAAGACAAAGCGCCTAAGAGCGACGAATTTGCTCTGAAAGAACTTTTGAATGAGTTGAAGAACAAGTGGACCACGGTTTGTGGTAAGTGCGTGGATAGACAGAGGAAGCTCGAAGAAGCATTGTTGTTCTCGGGACAATTCAAGGACGCTATTCAGGCGTTGCTGGAATGGCTTAGTAAGTCTGAGAAGCAGCTGGCGGACACCGGTCCACTTTATGGCGACCTTGACACTGTAATGAATTTGGTTGAACAACATAAGACCTTCGAGAAGGATCTCGAATCCAGAGTCTCTCAGATGGAATCTGTAATCAAAACGGGTCGCGAGCTTCTTGCTAAGGCGACACCTGATGATGCATCTGCTATAGGATCACAGCTTGctgaaataaataatctttGGGACACGGTAACCAAGTTGTCCTCTGATAAGACTGAACGACTCCAAGAAGCCCTCAGAGAGGCTGAACGCCTTCACAAAGCAGTTCACGTACTTCTGGAGTGGCTGAGTGATGCTGAGATGAAGCTGAGATTCGCTGGACAGTTACCGGAAGACGAACAGGAGAGCAGAAATCAGTTGATGGAACACGAAAAGTTCTTGCGTGAATTAAGCACCaaggaaattgaaaaagatcAAACTTTGGAGCTGGCTCACGTGATTCTTGCAAAGGCACACCCTGATGGAGCTTTGGTTATCAAACACTGGATCACGATCATTCAGTCCAGATGGGAGGAGGTTTCCACCTGGGCCCAACAAAGGAATCAAAGATTGGAGAATCATATGCGAGGACTTCAG GACCTCGACAATCTTCTGGAAGAACTACTGTCGTGGTTAGAAGGTTTGGAGAACACTCTCAACGCTCTTGAAGCTGAGCCTCTACCAGACGATAAAGCTACTTTAGAAATGTTGATTGTGGATCACAGAGAATTTATGGAGAACACCAGTCGAAGACAGAATGAAGTTGACCGCGTCTGCAAAGCCAGACAGATCAAATCTGCGAAAGATACGATGAAGATAACGAAGGCTAAGTCACCTGCCCCAAC CCGAGCCAGCCCAGGCCGTGAGAGAACGCCCGATTCGTTGCCGCACATCGGCCCACGGTTCCCACCCAAAGGAAG CAAAGGTGCCGAACCGGAATTCCGTAGTCCGAGAGTAAAACTGCTGTGGGACAGGTGGAGACACGTTTGGATGTTGGCGTGGGAACGTCAACGTCGTTTACAGGATAAGTATAATTATATCCAAGAACTGGACCGTGTCGCAAACTTCAGCTGGGAAGATTGGCGCAAGAGA TTCCTGAAATTCATGAACCACAAAAAGTCCAGATTAACAGATCTCTTCAGGAAAATGGATAAGAATAACGACGGACTGATTCCACGCGAGGACTTCATTCAAGGAATCATGAACACCA AATTCGAGACTTCACGGTTAGAAATGGGAGCGGTCGCAGATTTGTTCGATCGCCACGGTGAAGGATTGATAGATTGGAAGGAATTCATCGCGGCTCTAAGACCAGACTGGGAGGAACGCAGAACGTATAACGACACTGACAAGATTCACGATGAAGTAAAACGATTGGTGATGCTTTGTACTTGTCGCCAGAAATTCCGTGTATTCCAAGTTGGCGAAGGAAAATATAGG TTTGGAGACAGTCAAAAGTTGCGGTTGGTACGGATTCTACGATCGACCGTGATGGTACGAGTCGGTGGTGGATGGGTAGCATTGGAcgaatttctattaaaaaatgatCCTTGCCGCG CCAAGGGAAGAACGAATATCGAGCTGCGAGAACAATTCATATTGGCGGATGGCGTCAGCCAGACAATGACGGCGTTCAGATCGAAACCGAGCCCAACCTCGACGCTGCAGCGTACGCCAATCTCATCCGCGAATGCCGGACCCATCACCAAG GTGAGGGAACGCAGCGCTCGCAGCGTTCCCATGGGACAGTCGCGAGCATCGCGCTCTTCGTTGAGCGCCGGAACGCCGGACAGCCTAAGCGACAACGAGAGCTCCTTCAAGCTTGGCTCCGCCAGGAAAACAAGTACACCCTACAGAAGCTCTATGACACCGG GCGGTAGTCGACCATCCAGTAGGCCAGCTTCGAGACCAACGTCCAGACCAACCAGTAGACCCGGAAGTAGGCCCGCATCCAGGCAAGGAAGCAAACCACCGAGTCGCTATGGTTCCACACAATCGTTAGATAGTACTG ATGATTCGACAAATGTGAGCCGCATTCCACGCAGAACGGCAGTCAGCACGACAGGGAATACTCCTACTTCTAGCAGACACAATAGTGTGTCAGGAAAGCGCTTATCGGTGAACGGTTCGAGTTCACGACCTCGAACGCCCACCGGCCTGGTTAGTCCTGCCAGTGGTGTTCCAGCGAG gtTTGGCACGATCCATAGAGCTTCGAGCATTCCAACCCTGACTGGTGTCGGCACACCGATCAG CCGTTCGAGGATCCCCGTATATGTGGGCACGGATATAAAATCCCCACAATCGACGACCAGCAATATTTCCACTCATTCTACGCAAAGCAACTACTCGACGGTTTCTACCGATTCTACCGG GAGCAGCTCGATGTGTACAAATTCAGCAACTAACACCTCGTCGGCCGTTAAGCGAGCTAG AACAAGGACACCGTCCAGTGGATCGAGCACGCCACTGCCGCCTTCTTTGAAGCTATCCAGGAAACCTTCTGGAGCATCGGATACGTCCGTATCGACCACACCGGCCACTAAACgaaaaggcaaaccaacgccgATCGACCAACGGGCGCCATTCCGATTATAG